One window from the genome of [Mycobacterium] stephanolepidis encodes:
- the thpD gene encoding ectoine hydroxylase, whose translation MSAPAIVDRYPSRLETEQPPIVRTEPVVRGAMGEGPLAPPALTQMSDQGFLIRPSTVDDMTVSTLRNEIDRVPLQLGDDPRIIREAGSHEVRSIFEAHTLSSVVMDVACSPGVLDVAEQLLGGPVYLHQSRINAMPAFRGRGFYWHSDFETWHTEDGLPQMRTVSCSIALTVNVAYNGTLQVMPGTHRTFYPCVGATPHENHRKSLVEQEVGVPSTHTLAEAALTSGIELFLGQPGDALWFDCNLMHGSGSNISPYPRSNVFLVFNSVENAPERPFAGSEPRPEYIAARTFTPLTSRPPGIS comes from the coding sequence ATGAGTGCCCCCGCGATCGTCGATCGCTACCCCAGCCGTCTGGAAACCGAACAGCCTCCGATCGTCAGGACAGAGCCTGTGGTCCGGGGCGCCATGGGCGAGGGGCCCCTGGCCCCGCCGGCGCTCACCCAGATGTCCGATCAGGGATTCCTCATCAGACCGAGCACCGTCGACGATATGACGGTCTCCACCTTGCGCAACGAGATCGACAGAGTGCCTTTGCAATTGGGCGATGACCCGCGGATCATCCGTGAGGCCGGATCGCATGAGGTGCGGTCCATCTTCGAGGCACACACCCTGAGCTCAGTCGTCATGGACGTCGCGTGCTCGCCGGGTGTGCTTGACGTCGCCGAGCAGCTACTGGGCGGGCCGGTCTACCTACATCAATCGCGAATCAATGCGATGCCCGCATTCAGGGGACGCGGCTTCTACTGGCATTCGGATTTCGAGACCTGGCACACCGAAGACGGACTCCCCCAGATGCGCACCGTGTCCTGCTCGATCGCGTTGACCGTCAACGTCGCCTATAACGGGACGTTGCAGGTCATGCCGGGCACGCATCGCACCTTCTACCCATGCGTCGGTGCCACCCCGCACGAAAACCATCGGAAATCTCTGGTGGAGCAAGAGGTTGGCGTTCCATCCACTCATACCCTCGCCGAGGCCGCCCTCACCAGCGGCATCGAATTGTTCCTTGGGCAACCGGGCGATGCGTTGTGGTTCGACTGCAACCTCATGCACGGGTCTGGATCGAACATCAGCCCCTATCCGCGCTCGAATGTCTTCCTGGTGTTCAACTCGGTGGAGAACGCACCAGAGCGACCCTTCGCCGGATCGGAGCCGCGTCCGGAGTACATCGCGGCGCGGACATTCACGCCACTCACCAGTCGGCCGCCGGGTATTAGCTGA
- a CDS encoding ectoine synthase, with protein MIVRTTQQITGTERDVSGEGWHSKRIVLADDGVGFSFHETTIDAGTVHVFHYQHHIEAVWLTAGTGTLTNLENGELITLGPGSMYLLNGNERHQLSADTQMRMMCVFNPPVTGREVHDESGAYPTAPALS; from the coding sequence GTGATCGTCCGTACTACCCAGCAGATCACGGGTACCGAACGCGATGTCAGCGGCGAAGGCTGGCATAGCAAGCGGATCGTGCTGGCAGATGACGGAGTCGGGTTCTCTTTCCACGAGACCACCATTGACGCGGGAACTGTCCACGTCTTCCACTACCAGCACCACATCGAGGCGGTGTGGCTTACCGCAGGCACCGGCACATTGACCAACCTGGAGAACGGTGAGCTGATCACACTCGGGCCGGGCAGCATGTATCTGCTCAACGGCAATGAGCGACACCAGCTTTCCGCCGATACCCAGATGCGCATGATGTGTGTGTTCAATCCTCCTGTCACCGGGCGGGAGGTCCACGACGAGTCCGGCGCATACCCTACCGCGCCTGCGCTCTCATGA
- the ectB gene encoding diaminobutyrate--2-oxoglutarate transaminase, with protein MTATLPAQEAGLPKVINERESEVRSYCRTWPTTFASASGSWLTDTTGERYLDFFSGAGALNYGHNNPVLKTALIDYLTTDGVVHGLDMATVAKQHFLEEFERTILEPRGMDYKVQFPGPTGTNAVEAALKLARNITGRESVISFTNAFHGMTLGSLAVTGNSMKRAGAGVPLVHSTPMPYDNYFGGVTEDFQWFEKVLDDEGGGLNKPAAVIVETVQGEGGVNVARAEWLRALSDLCRAREIFLIVDDVQMGCGRTGAFFSFEDAGIRPDIVTLSKSISGYGLPMALTLIRPDLDQWAPGEHNGTFRGNNPAFVTATATLQKYWRDSTFSEDVRRKGDRLHSELSALVADDDSVTVRGRGMVQGIAFADTERGSRVSKAAFERNLLVETSGPKDEVVKLLPALTTTDEQLDIGIATLRDAIAESA; from the coding sequence ATGACCGCCACCTTGCCCGCTCAGGAAGCTGGGCTGCCGAAGGTCATCAACGAACGTGAATCCGAGGTACGGAGCTATTGCCGCACCTGGCCCACCACCTTCGCCTCTGCCTCCGGATCCTGGCTCACCGACACCACCGGCGAGCGTTACCTGGACTTCTTCTCCGGTGCGGGCGCGCTCAACTACGGGCATAACAATCCGGTGCTCAAGACTGCCCTCATCGACTACTTGACCACCGATGGTGTTGTGCACGGTCTGGACATGGCCACCGTGGCAAAGCAGCACTTCCTCGAGGAGTTCGAGCGCACCATCCTGGAACCGCGCGGTATGGACTACAAGGTTCAGTTCCCCGGCCCGACCGGTACCAACGCCGTGGAGGCCGCACTCAAGCTGGCGCGGAACATCACCGGGCGCGAATCGGTCATCAGCTTCACCAATGCCTTCCATGGAATGACACTGGGATCGCTGGCCGTGACTGGAAATTCCATGAAGCGGGCGGGGGCGGGCGTGCCGCTGGTGCACTCCACCCCGATGCCATACGACAACTACTTCGGTGGTGTCACCGAAGATTTCCAATGGTTTGAGAAGGTCCTCGACGATGAAGGAGGCGGACTCAACAAGCCCGCCGCGGTGATCGTCGAAACTGTGCAGGGCGAGGGCGGGGTCAACGTCGCTCGCGCCGAATGGCTGCGCGCGCTGTCAGATCTGTGCCGCGCGCGTGAGATCTTCCTGATCGTCGACGACGTCCAGATGGGTTGCGGCCGAACGGGCGCCTTCTTCTCCTTCGAAGACGCGGGAATCCGCCCGGATATCGTGACGCTGTCCAAGTCGATCAGTGGATACGGATTGCCGATGGCACTGACCCTGATACGGCCCGATCTCGACCAGTGGGCCCCGGGTGAGCACAACGGCACCTTCCGCGGGAACAACCCAGCCTTCGTGACCGCCACCGCAACGCTGCAGAAGTATTGGCGGGATAGCACATTCAGCGAAGACGTGCGCCGCAAGGGGGACCGCCTCCACAGCGAGCTGTCCGCGCTGGTGGCTGACGACGACTCGGTAACCGTGCGCGGCCGCGGCATGGTGCAGGGTATTGCGTTTGCCGACACCGAGCGGGGCTCCCGGGTAAGCAAGGCCGCGTTTGAGCGGAACCTGCTGGTGGAGACCTCCGGCCCCAAGGACGAGGTAGTCAAGCTGCTGCCCGCGCTGACCACCACCGACGAGCAGCTCGACATCGGAATCGCCACCTTGCGTGACGCCATCGCGGAATCCGCCTGA
- the ectA gene encoding diaminobutyrate acetyltransferase, giving the protein MWRIARDSGVLDVNSSYAYLLWCTDFPSTAAVARVDDRTIGFVTGYLRPSGSLMIWQVGVDEAHRGKGLAASMLGWLADSLATLQGEPLVMETTVTQSNTASRALFAGFARRRDMELTESAGFDEDLFPDAHEAEPLLRLTPLDPHKTPSHSA; this is encoded by the coding sequence ATGTGGCGCATCGCACGCGACTCCGGCGTACTGGACGTCAATTCTTCGTACGCATACCTGTTGTGGTGCACCGACTTTCCCTCTACGGCCGCCGTCGCACGTGTCGATGACAGGACAATCGGATTCGTCACCGGATACCTCAGGCCATCTGGATCACTGATGATCTGGCAGGTGGGGGTCGATGAGGCGCACCGTGGAAAAGGACTCGCCGCCAGCATGCTGGGCTGGCTCGCAGACTCTCTCGCGACCTTGCAGGGTGAACCGCTGGTTATGGAAACTACTGTTACACAGTCCAATACCGCCTCGCGTGCGTTATTCGCCGGATTTGCCCGCCGGCGGGATATGGAGCTCACCGAGTCCGCAGGATTCGATGAGGACCTCTTTCCCGACGCGCATGAGGCAGAGCCGCTATTAAGGCTCACTCCGCTAGACCCACATAAAACACCCAGCCACAGTGCCTAA
- a CDS encoding FUSC family protein yields the protein MTPSAPESPDPLPQIARARSILFSAPPAGRRWSIGLRAGAAVAIPGTLVVAAGYPNAALYVTYGAFAVLYGEGRPYRVRAAVVATAGTALLLIAMLGAVVGTHAPGGVANKVAIILTLTAVAVPVVYTVDALRLGPPGALFFVLVCGGALGATEWGVDPIKILVCASLGAVAAVAVSMVGAAVDLHKPERAAVQRAVDAVDGYAQPGKATVDARHAAGLAISSAWTALHDAGISTTSDSPLVATMLDTHRRFTETAVGTKMVLDHVIPGDHVLVVRPSIWYRLHRSARFRSHATITAGRVGIACLGAGVISSAVGLTRPQWAILSALVIVHLGPDRLHGTVRGLHRFAGTVIGLGLFAVLYQLSLTGYALIAAIATLQFCTELFLPRNYAVAVMFVTPIALLSAGVVTLHGAVTSIVRDRLAETLIGVAVAMASMYLIAPRAHRQTFSFTEARIQRAALALVASARVQPAHDAAYAEARDLSFELEGAIRAGVHSAHNEPDWLQAHWPTHAALIHHGYDLVAACWATPPGEMLANPDRWERCFASRA from the coding sequence GTGACCCCGTCCGCGCCTGAATCGCCGGATCCGCTACCGCAGATCGCCCGGGCCCGCTCCATCCTGTTCTCCGCTCCGCCGGCGGGCAGGCGGTGGAGCATCGGCTTGCGCGCAGGCGCCGCCGTCGCCATTCCCGGGACACTCGTCGTGGCCGCCGGGTATCCGAATGCGGCACTCTATGTCACCTACGGGGCCTTCGCCGTTCTCTACGGCGAGGGGCGCCCGTATCGGGTGCGTGCCGCCGTCGTCGCGACCGCGGGAACGGCACTGCTTCTCATCGCGATGCTCGGCGCCGTCGTCGGCACCCATGCACCTGGCGGTGTCGCCAACAAGGTGGCCATCATCCTCACCCTGACGGCCGTCGCGGTCCCGGTCGTGTACACAGTGGACGCGCTTCGGCTCGGGCCGCCGGGTGCACTGTTCTTCGTGCTGGTGTGCGGCGGCGCACTGGGCGCGACCGAATGGGGCGTGGATCCGATCAAGATTCTCGTCTGCGCAAGCCTGGGGGCCGTTGCGGCGGTGGCCGTTTCGATGGTCGGCGCCGCGGTTGACCTTCACAAACCGGAACGTGCCGCCGTACAGCGGGCAGTCGATGCGGTAGACGGCTACGCCCAGCCAGGCAAGGCGACGGTCGACGCGCGCCACGCCGCGGGACTGGCGATCTCCTCCGCATGGACCGCCCTGCACGACGCGGGAATCTCCACCACGTCGGACTCACCCCTGGTGGCCACGATGCTCGATACCCATCGTCGGTTCACCGAAACCGCCGTCGGCACCAAGATGGTGCTCGATCACGTCATCCCGGGCGACCACGTCCTGGTGGTCCGACCCAGCATTTGGTACCGGCTGCACCGCTCGGCGCGGTTCCGCTCACACGCCACCATCACCGCCGGACGCGTCGGCATCGCCTGCCTCGGCGCCGGAGTCATCAGCTCCGCGGTCGGGCTGACACGCCCGCAATGGGCGATCCTGAGCGCCCTCGTGATCGTCCATCTGGGTCCCGATCGGCTACACGGAACGGTGCGCGGACTACATCGCTTCGCAGGAACGGTCATCGGACTCGGCCTCTTCGCGGTGCTGTACCAGCTTTCTCTCACCGGGTACGCACTCATCGCCGCCATCGCGACGTTGCAGTTCTGCACCGAGCTTTTCCTGCCACGCAATTACGCCGTCGCCGTCATGTTCGTGACGCCCATCGCACTGCTGTCGGCCGGCGTGGTCACGTTGCACGGGGCCGTCACATCCATCGTGCGCGACCGCCTCGCCGAGACGCTGATCGGTGTCGCCGTCGCCATGGCGTCCATGTATCTGATCGCGCCGCGTGCCCATCGCCAGACCTTCTCATTCACCGAGGCCCGCATCCAACGGGCGGCATTGGCCCTGGTTGCGAGCGCCAGAGTGCAGCCCGCGCACGACGCGGCGTATGCAGAAGCACGAGACCTATCCTTCGAACTCGAGGGAGCCATCCGGGCCGGCGTGCACAGCGCACACAACGAGCCCGACTGGCTGCAGGCGCACTGGCCCACACACGCCGCACTCATTCATCACGGATATGACCTGGTGGCGGCCTGCTGGGCCACTCCTCCCGGCGAGATGCTCGCCAACCCCGACCGCTGGGAGCGCTGCTTCGCCAGCAGGGCCTGA
- a CDS encoding MerR family transcriptional regulator, with protein sequence MSRPVPTEPTVNIGEAAALYGLSPSTLRRWEKQGVLNSPVQHSGRRTYTERDLRRIGIAYLCCITGMMPLRQAAVVTSHSAQPDTWRNAVTEQVAEISTRIEQLDRAREYLNHLLSCQNEDIVDCPYLDGELRIRPPRGRAAGNNLVSAARGTCYESPAVRDETPAEMHGRCDFCGSELIIHGKGRPQRYCSPACKQRAYRQRHGMK encoded by the coding sequence ATGTCGAGACCAGTGCCCACCGAACCCACCGTGAACATCGGTGAGGCCGCGGCCCTCTACGGCCTCAGCCCGTCGACCCTGCGACGGTGGGAGAAGCAGGGCGTCCTGAATTCGCCGGTCCAACACAGCGGCCGCCGCACCTACACCGAGCGAGACCTGCGGCGCATCGGCATCGCATACCTGTGCTGCATCACCGGGATGATGCCGCTGCGCCAGGCAGCCGTCGTGACATCGCATTCGGCACAACCCGATACCTGGCGCAACGCGGTCACCGAACAGGTCGCCGAGATCTCCACGCGTATCGAACAGCTCGATCGTGCGCGCGAATACCTGAACCACCTGCTGTCCTGCCAGAACGAGGACATCGTCGATTGCCCGTATCTCGACGGTGAGCTCCGCATCCGGCCCCCCCGTGGCCGCGCTGCCGGCAATAACCTGGTGTCCGCGGCACGCGGCACCTGTTACGAATCCCCTGCAGTTCGTGACGAAACACCAGCCGAGATGCATGGACGCTGCGATTTCTGCGGCTCCGAACTGATCATCCACGGGAAGGGACGGCCTCAGCGCTACTGCTCCCCCGCCTGCAAACAGCGCGCCTACCGGCAGCGGCACGGTATGAAATGA
- a CDS encoding Dyp-type peroxidase, producing the protein MSTTRRSLSRRGLIVGGGAAAALTAGAGLSAWSAQSQAARPQGAPAVEPFHGEHQAGITTAPQAHALFLALDLLPGSSTDERSTRENLRSILRLWTTDAARLTQGLPALADTEPELATTTARLTITTGLGPAVFSKAGLADRCPASARDFPAFATDKLDKRWCGGDLLLQICADDMLVVAHAARVLLKNVRSLASERWRQTGFRTPRAEDSSGGTMRNLMGQVDGTVNPTVPELDTLLWHQGEDHQWLRGGTLLVLRRITMDLDGWDQLDVKLRDLVMGRKAANGAPLTGEKESDEPDLEMTRGGIPVIPATSHVALARHRNPHEKFLRRPYNFDDAPLPGSSSNSGLIFAAYQRDIATQFVPVQRRLAERDEFNQWNTAVGSAVFVMPPGTTEDGYLGRTLLD; encoded by the coding sequence TTGAGCACGACGCGTCGTTCTCTGTCCCGGCGGGGACTCATTGTCGGCGGCGGCGCCGCGGCCGCCCTCACCGCGGGCGCCGGACTCTCGGCGTGGTCGGCCCAGTCCCAAGCAGCACGACCACAAGGCGCACCTGCCGTCGAACCGTTTCACGGAGAGCATCAGGCGGGAATCACCACCGCCCCGCAGGCGCACGCGTTGTTCCTCGCCCTGGATCTACTGCCCGGCAGCAGCACAGACGAACGGTCGACTAGGGAGAACCTGCGGTCGATCTTGCGTCTGTGGACCACCGACGCGGCCAGATTGACCCAGGGCCTGCCCGCGCTCGCCGACACCGAGCCGGAATTGGCAACGACCACAGCACGATTGACCATCACGACAGGCTTGGGCCCGGCGGTGTTCAGCAAGGCGGGCCTGGCCGACAGATGTCCGGCCTCGGCGCGCGACTTCCCGGCGTTCGCCACCGACAAACTCGACAAACGTTGGTGCGGAGGGGACCTCCTGCTGCAAATCTGCGCCGACGACATGCTCGTGGTGGCGCATGCGGCGCGGGTTCTCTTGAAGAACGTGCGCTCGCTGGCCTCCGAGCGCTGGCGCCAGACCGGATTCCGGACACCGCGCGCGGAAGACTCCTCGGGGGGCACCATGCGCAACCTCATGGGACAAGTCGACGGCACGGTGAACCCCACCGTGCCCGAGCTCGATACCCTGCTGTGGCACCAGGGCGAAGACCACCAGTGGCTCAGGGGCGGAACACTTCTGGTCCTTCGCAGGATCACCATGGACCTGGACGGATGGGACCAGCTGGACGTCAAGCTCCGCGACCTGGTGATGGGCCGGAAAGCGGCCAACGGCGCGCCGCTGACGGGCGAGAAAGAATCCGACGAACCCGACCTGGAGATGACCCGTGGCGGCATCCCCGTGATACCGGCGACCTCACATGTCGCCCTGGCCCGCCACCGCAATCCGCACGAGAAGTTCCTGCGCCGTCCGTACAACTTCGACGACGCACCGCTGCCCGGCTCATCGTCGAACTCGGGCCTGATTTTCGCTGCGTATCAACGTGATATCGCTACGCAGTTCGTCCCGGTTCAGCGACGGTTGGCCGAACGCGATGAGTTCAATCAATGGAACACCGCGGTCGGATCTGCCGTCTTCGTCATGCCGCCGGGCACCACTGAGGACGGATATCTCGGCCGGACGCTGCTGGACTAG
- a CDS encoding copper chaperone PCu(A)C, whose amino-acid sequence MKIVIPAAVALSLLAGCSAHESTSATQATQASVVTITDQWAKSAPDGSMTSVFGTVHNNGSSEARIVSATSPAARSVELHEVTPGGLMRPKEGGVAIPANGEHKLSPGGDHVMLMGLTTPLRPGQDVVITLAFQDGSTKPLTAQIRDFAGGNENYQP is encoded by the coding sequence GTGAAGATCGTCATCCCGGCAGCAGTCGCGCTGTCCTTGCTCGCCGGTTGTTCGGCGCATGAGTCCACATCCGCCACCCAGGCCACGCAAGCTTCGGTAGTCACCATCACCGACCAATGGGCCAAGTCCGCACCCGACGGCTCCATGACCTCGGTGTTCGGCACCGTGCACAACAACGGTTCCAGCGAGGCGCGCATCGTGTCCGCCACCTCACCGGCCGCCCGGTCTGTCGAGCTCCACGAGGTGACTCCCGGCGGGTTGATGCGCCCCAAGGAGGGTGGGGTCGCCATTCCCGCCAACGGCGAGCACAAGCTCTCCCCCGGCGGCGATCACGTCATGCTCATGGGACTGACCACTCCCCTGCGCCCGGGCCAAGACGTCGTCATCACACTGGCCTTCCAAGATGGCTCGACCAAGCCCCTGACCGCTCAGATCCGCGACTTCGCAGGCGGCAACGAGAACTACCAGCCTTGA
- a CDS encoding FadR/GntR family transcriptional regulator, whose protein sequence is MQPVRRQTLIGQVTEQLREEILSGRWTIGARIPTEPELCELTGTSRNTIREAVQALVHAGMLERRQGSGTYVLSMGGSGSAIADYFAAANDRDLIELRQTLEVTAAGLAAQRRDEDDIEHLRALLQRRNELWAPHHVAPEDVEDAISTDIAVHRAVVAASHNALYLELYDSLLGLMDHYMRGNPIGAECSFEHEHTMLVEAVIAGDIDAATTATERLFTDLSLRRRNFPSPAHD, encoded by the coding sequence ATGCAGCCGGTCCGTCGCCAAACACTGATTGGCCAGGTCACCGAGCAACTCCGCGAGGAGATTCTGTCGGGACGCTGGACCATCGGCGCGCGTATCCCAACGGAACCTGAATTGTGCGAGCTCACCGGGACCTCCCGCAACACAATTAGAGAGGCGGTCCAGGCCCTGGTACATGCCGGGATGTTGGAACGGCGCCAGGGCTCTGGCACCTACGTGCTCTCGATGGGCGGCAGCGGCTCGGCCATCGCCGACTACTTCGCGGCCGCCAATGACCGCGATCTGATCGAACTGCGGCAGACACTTGAAGTGACCGCCGCCGGGCTCGCCGCCCAGCGACGTGATGAGGATGACATCGAGCACCTCCGCGCCCTGCTGCAACGCCGCAACGAGCTGTGGGCGCCCCACCACGTCGCACCCGAAGATGTCGAGGACGCCATCTCCACCGATATCGCGGTGCACCGGGCCGTGGTGGCAGCGAGCCACAATGCCCTCTACCTGGAACTTTACGATTCGCTACTGGGCCTGATGGACCACTACATGCGGGGAAACCCGATCGGCGCGGAGTGCTCGTTCGAGCACGAACACACGATGCTCGTCGAGGCTGTCATCGCCGGCGATATCGACGCCGCCACAACCGCCACCGAGCGGCTCTTCACCGATCTGAGCCTGCGCCGCCGGAACTTTCCGTCACCGGCGCACGACTAG